In Prionailurus bengalensis isolate Pbe53 chromosome D4, Fcat_Pben_1.1_paternal_pri, whole genome shotgun sequence, the DNA window TctgggatttgtttgtttgtttgtttgtttgttttatacataACGTAATGAGCACCCAAGATATACATTTTCATGCATTATACTAGGAATGCCACAGTTAGATTGCTGGAAGCCAAATTGTTGTGTTAAAGGGTgtgaacatttaacattttattttttttaatttttttttcaacgtttatttatttttgcgacagagagagacagagcatgaacgggggaggggcagagagagagggagacacagaatcggaaacaacatttaacattttaaaacaatatcttgggacacctgggtgggtcaagtcagttgagtgtccaactcttgatttcagctcaggtcttgatctcaatggtttgtgagattgagccccaccttctTGGCttcatgctgatagtgcagaggctacttgggattctctctccctctctgtgccctccccactagcactgcctctccctttcaaaagaaatttaaaaaaaaagaaaaaaaaaaagaaagaaaaccataataTCCAATTGTTCTCCACAAATAGTAAGCTGCTGTAAACTTCCCCCAGGAAAGGAGTCTTTGTGTTCCCAATCTCCCTAGTGCCAGGTGTTaagactgttttctttcttttttttttttttaagactattttcaACTCTGCTAATGCAGTAGGCAAAGAAACACTCTTGAGTTCATTTATGTTGCAAGTTTAAATGGCTAGTGCACTGCAGCACCTTTTGTACGTGTTCATCATTATGGCTGGTCccaaccagattttttttttttaaatgataaattgctctttaaaactttttgttgttgttacagagTTCTTTGTAGGCTGGGAAAATTATCGTCTGCCTCtgtgggaaaatatatttctccTATTTATTAGCTTTCCTTTGTGGTGGTTTTGCTACTCGGTAACTTGGGATTAAATCGTAGTcaaattaattttctcctttttagctCTTGGGTTTGTGACATTCTCAGAAGGGTCTTCCTTACTCGTAGATATTAAAAACATTCACTTagaggggtgccggggtggctcagtcagttaagtgtctgatttgattttggctcaggtcttttttttttttttttttaatgttatttatctttgagtgagagagagagagagacacagagagagacagagagagacagagacggagcatgagcaggggaggggcaaagagagagggagacacagaatctgaagcaggctccaggctctgagctgtcagcacagaacccaacatggggctcgaactcgtgaactgcgagatcaagacctgagctgaagtcggatgcccaaccagctgagccacccaggcgcctctgggctcagatcttgatcttaCGGTTCtcgagatggagccccacgtcgggatctgtgctgacaggctgatagcaaggagtctgcttgggattctctctctctctgcccctcccctccccccactttctccccctccctctctctcaaaataaataagctttatttaaaaaaaaacattcacttaTATTGGGGTCTTATACTAGCATTTAAGTGTTGGGGCCATTAAGAGTGTTACTGTTAGAAGAGCAGAGGGGCATGGTGGAGTTGGGGGAGCAGAGACCAGCCTGATTTTCCCCAGACTCCCCAATGGGGCCTAGCAATTGCTATTTCCCTCCAGAGGGCCCAGCTCACAGCAGCCTGTGACCCACTGTGTCCTGCAGGCAGTTCCATAAGGCAGAGAGCCACTTCTCAGTGGCCATCCAGCACAACCCCCGGAAGGCCCAGTACTACCTGCACCGTGCCAGGAGCCGGCAGCTCCTGCAGAACATTCTGGGGGCCCGCCTGGATGTTGCCACCGTCCTGCTCCTCAACCCCAAACAACCTAAGGTGGGTTCCTGCTGGGCCAGGAAGGCGGGCTCCAGAATCAATACCCACTGTTGCTTAAAGATACCCCCTGTTTCCAGCAGTCTGGTTTCCTAGAAAATCTAACAGCGGCCAATGCCAAGCACTTACAGTGTGCCAGGTACCGTTCTAGCCACTTCAACTTGCATTGCGTTTCCCCTCTTCAGCACCCTATGAGACAGGTAACATTATCATCACCCCCAATTTGCAGGTGAAGAGGGTAGGGTTCAGACAGGTCAGTTCCCTTGCCCCAGGGCACACACTCAGAGGCCAACCCCCCACAGGCTGGTTCCAGCACCTGCAGTTGGCTGGCCAGGTCGGGGTCAGTGTGCTCTCTTCCGGTAGGCCTCCTCACAGGCTCCTCCCAGTTCTGGAGCAAGAAGGTCTGGCCCTCTAAAAACCGCAATTTGTAAACGCTTCCCACGTCAGCTCTGAGAAGGGCTCTGCAAAGGGAGGGCAGCGCCACACCCTTcaccccctgccctggcccacACCCGGCTCTTTCCTGGCAGCTGCTCCCACTGATGGCCAACCTCTTCCCGGGCATGTCGGTGGAGGAGGTGCTCGGCAGCCAGGCGGCCCACCTGGCCAGGTTGCAGCTGGATCGGGTGTCGGAGAGCAGCCCGCAGGCTGGCATCCCTCAAGGCATCGTGGGGCAAGTTCCTCAAGTGGGGACCTCGGGCCAGGAGCGGGAAATGGCCGGGGGTCAAGACTCCTCCTACCCCACTGCCTCCTCAGGCCCTTCTCCAGCCCCCAGGGCTGGTGGGCTGagtctggcggggggggggggggggggggcttaccCAGCGCTCTGGGGCCATGGCTTGGCAGGCAGCTCAGGGAGCGGGAGCGAGAGCGCCACAAGGCACGGGCCCTGCAGCTCAGGTGGAAGCAGGAACAGCCTTTGGCCGAGACCTCTGAAGAGCCCAAGGCCACCACCCCCCAGACCCTGGAGGGAAAGCCAGAAGGTccaaaagaagaagctgagaccccccaaaaggaggaaaaacaggcGAGTGTACCACATGCTGGGGCCTAGGGCCTGGAGGTCTGGGGGGAGCATACCCCAAGCCAGGGCTGAGGGATGCAGATTGGCTGGAGGCTGGCATCCGGGTCTGGCTCTGCCGCCACTCAGCTGTGTGACTCGGGCTAGGGACATTCTGCTCTGAGATGGGGATGGTACCAGTAAGGGGTACACCCCTGAGGAAGGGCACACGAGGATGTGGGCCCCTCACAAGGAGGCCTTCCCACACTTGGCCACACTCACCTTCATAAATTCTGTGTGTGCTGGCTGTGCCAGGATTTTCTTAATTCTGCAATCcagttcaaaaaatttttctaCTGAATGTAATGTAAATATAGAAAAGTACACAAATCCTAAGGGAGCGAgctgatgaattttcacaaactgaatacAGCCACGACACCATTATCTTTTGAAAGACCACATTCCCAGGCCCCCTGCAGGTCCCTCCCCTAGCCCAGTGCACCCCCAAGGCTGTCCTGACTGCTGACATCACAAATGAACGTGTCTGTTCACGCCCGTGGACGGATACAGTGTGCCCACTTGTCTGACTCCTTTCACTAAGCTTGTTGGTGAGATGCATCTAAGCTGACCGCTCATTCTCATCGCTGTAGAGAATTCCATCCTGTGGAAGCCCCACGATTTGTCCGCCCCACTGCTGATGCGAGTACACTTGTGTTCAGAGGAAACGTTACGAATGAGTAAACGGACCACGAGCATCCCTTGCCATAAACGGCAACAGCCAGCGCTAGTTTTTTAGCTCACGCTGCAACACACAAATGCAGAACTTTGATTTGTGTGCCCTCTGAAGTCATCGTGAGCTCCCTCCCTCGGGGCGAGGTAGAGCTAGCTAGCGCCTGCCCGTCCTCACTTCCATTCCCCTCAGCCTGCAGGCGTGAGTGGGTCGGAGGGGTCCAGCAGCCACACGCCTGGCTGTGGCGTCCTGCAGGCCCGGATTCAAGCCCCGCCTCTCTGCTTTCTTAGCTGCGTGTCCCGGGCAGGCTGCTGCGGCACCCGTAGCCTGGGTTTCTGGACCATGAGAGGGTAGTTCCCTCCCAGATATGTGGGAGGATGAAATGGGAGAGGCATGTAAAGTGTAAAAACATTCCTCCATTCTTCACTAGCTGTTCCCCAGGGCACAGCACTTTACCGTTTACAGAAGCCTGTCCCACACTTGAACTCATTTGCTTTttgaaactgaggcccaagcaGCTGCCCAAACACTCCCTTTCTCAGAGTGCCATGCCAGTCTGGTCTGCCCACTCCCCTTCCTGGCCAGTCTTAGCCTGTCCGTGTCCCACCCAGCCCCAACTGGGGACCCTTGCGGAGCTCTAAGCTGCTGGTCTTCCTTCCAGAGCTGGGCCACTGGCCCACGGCCTCCCACAGCCGGTGACTGCCTTGCCTGTCTCTGCCCTAGGAGGAGAAGCCGAAGGCCGCAGCCAGCAAGGTGAGGTCCCTGTCCAACAGCTACCTCAGCCAGACGTCTTCAGGCTGCATCTTGGGCTGTAAGTCCCCAGCGCTCCTGCCAGCCCTGAGTACACCAAAGCGGCAGAGTGGGCCAAGGTCAGGGGTCAGAGACTCTCTGGCCCGTAGATGCTTCTGGGCTCTGCTTCTTACAGCTGTGTGACTCTAAAGCAGGAGTGAGGATCCTCGCTCTGCAAGGGGGGTGGTGAACCCTCAGGGAGGGCTGCACGAAGGGGTCCTCACCGTCTCCCGGTTATCCTACAGCCCTGGCCCGCCTGCAGGGCTTGGGTTGCCGAGGAGGGCTGGGCTGGTGTCGTCTGGCAGACCTTCCCCATGGCCACGCAAGGCCTGTGGGGCATAGGCAAGGGTGAGACGGACACCTCCTTTTCCTGGAGCTGTCTGTGAAGGGCAGCCTGACAGGTACCCTTGGCACATCCTTCCTAGTCAGGACCCTGTCCGCCTCAGAGACAGCCATGTCCACTACCTGCCAGGAATACAGGAGCACCTCGGGCACTGCTGTGACATCCTCAGTCTCCTCACTGCTGAAGACTCAATCCTCAGACCTGTTGGAGAACGGGGAAGACCTAAAATTGAGCCACAGGCCCAGAGAAAACGAGGCCGCCCGGGGCCAGAGCCGGAGGCCCAGCCAGACCGCGGCCGCCCAAGGCCAGAGCCGGAGGCCCAGCGAGATGAAGGccccccagggccagggccagaggCCCAGCAAGACGGAGGCTGCCCAGGGCCAGAGCGGTAGTTCCAGCGAGACAGAGGCCACCCGGTGCGCACGACGAAAGCCTAACAAAACCAAGGCCGCTAGGGGCCCAAGGCAGAGGTTCAGAAAGACCAAGGTTGCCCATGGCCATAGCTGGGGACCCAGTAAGGCTGCCACCCAGGGCCAGTGCTGGGGACTGATCCGAAGTCCCAGCAAGACCAAGGATTTCTATGATCCAAGTTGGAGCCCCAGCAGCACTGAGGCCACTCAGGGCCAATGCCAGAAGCCCAGCAAGACTGATGCTGCCCAGAGTTTGAGCCAGAGCACGAGCCCAGGTTCCAGCAAGACTGAAGTAACCAGGGCCTGAGCCTAAGTCTCAGAAAACCCCAGCCAGAAAAATCAAGGCTGGCCAGGACTCCAGCCCTAGCAGTTACATTGTTCTCTGGAGGGACCCTTCAGCCCCTCACTTCTTGCTGGGTATGGAAGAGattccaaccccctccccccatacacACACGCTCACTGGCACTCAGCAAACTAGCCTCCTTCCAGAGCAATTAGATACCTCAGCCAACATTCCTCTGGTCCCATGGCTAAGTTTATTGTGTTTGttctcttataaaattaaaaactttaaaaactaggCCCAAGTGGCAGCTTGTGTCCGTCTGTTCACGGAGACTGAGAAGTCTCAGCTTGGCTTTACGATACTGGGACATAGGGTATGGAATGGAGGATTGAGAATACGGTGCCAGACCAAGGGGCCAAGAGTAAGACTGAAGAGGGAGGGAGCAGCCATGAGCCACAGTCCCTGAGTTACAATTCACATTTTAAGAAGGCTCAAGCTGGAGGGCAAGGTCAAGGCTCACTGAAGTTCTGGGGTCACCAGTGGTTTCCCTAGGGAAGGAAGCAAAGGCCAAGATGCCCTGAGGAGAGCAGTTAAGAGGCCAGGGCCTGCCCTGGCCCCCTGGCCCATGGCCTGGCCAACATGCCTCCTCATCTTCACTTTGGACTCTGGGTCTCACTCTCCAGGAGGCTCAGGAAAAGAGTCCCTACTGAAGAGGCCCCAGGGCTCTCCTGCACAGCCTGGCCAGGAGGGCAAGGGTGCCATCTAGAGAGTCAGAGGAAGAAGGCAATCCTGGAAGCCACAGTTTTGCAGCCATTGGAGGAAAAGAGCTGCTCGTCCTCAGGGAAGAAGGTGGTGCTGTCCAGCACAGCCTGGACGACCTCATCCCTTggctccaggcccagctgggCCAGCTCGTTGAGCACGCAGTGCCGCACATGGTGCCGCTGCAGTGGGAGGAAAGGCACCAGCACGTCTAGGAGATGCTCTTCCAGGATGCCTGAGCGCCAGAAGCCATCTGCAGGAAGGGACAATGGGGGAAGGGTCTATGTTGGGCTCAGGGACAGCCCCGGAGTGCCAAAGTGTGGGCTGAGAAGTACCAGGTCGGTGGGCAAAGCATCAGACCCAGCCCTGGGTGAAGCCCCAACCTGCTGAAGTtaccccaggggtgggggggcctccTGAGCGGAACTCACGGTGCGGGTTGTCCAGCACAGCCTGGGAGATGACCAGCTCCAGTTCCTGTAGGCGGATCTCCTCACGGTCCCGGCGGCTGCGCCACGCCTCCAGTGCCACCTGGTTGATCTGCTCACCACCAGTGTTGCTGAAACCACGGGGGACGCAGGCTCAGGAGGGGCAGGATGGCCCCTGCTTCCCACATGCCACCTAACACAACCTGAGCCTGGGGACCCAGCTCAGTACCAGCAGGAGCCAAAAAACGCACTGAAAACATAGCACAGGCACCACTTCCCCTCTCCAGCGCCTGTGTCTACAACCATGACCCCTGGAAATTCACCTATATGTGCCACGCACTTAAGAGTTTACAAAACACTTTTGGGTCCCTTAACTGACTTTCCCTCCCCCGGCCTCTAGGAGGACAGTGAGGCATTGATATTGGCCCTGCTGTGCAGAAAAGGAGATGggagttcagagaggtgaagtgatttgcccaaggaaACATAGCTAGGACTCTTAGAGGTGGGACTAGAATTCCAGTCCTGTTTTTCCCAAGTCTGTGTCCTCCTGGCCACAAAAGAGGGAAGCCCCTTAACCTAGCAGGCTTCCACAAACAAACAGTGAAGACCCCAAAGACTGAGCCTGGAATGGGCtttgaaaatgtcaaaatgtGAATAACAGTGTCACAGTGAGGGTGTAAGGGGCTTTGGAAAAGCCCAactgggcctgggggtggggggaggaaaggtATTCTGCTATGGGACCGCAGGCCAAGACTGGATAGCTGAGACCTTGGACACGTGTCCCCGTACCATCCTGCTGCAGAGCTGGACCCACCTGATGAAGATGAAGATGGCTTTGCGATAGTTGGTCCCGAACACAACCCAAGAGGAGCCCAGGAAAGGTCGCAGGACCTCCATCAGGCCTGGGGCCAGCTTGTCCATCTCgtcaaagaggaagagggagcggCTGCAGGCAGTGAGGTTCCCCTGGACCCAGCTCTTAAGATCCTTCtgcaggggagagacaggaatCTGAGGGAGATGCTCCTCTAACCCCAGACTTCTTCCCAAGGCCAAAACTAATCCCCTTCCCAGGAGGGTATGGTCTCCCAGAGAAAACTAATCCTTTCATGGGGCTGCGGGCAAAACTGTGGCCCTGAGAAGCGAGAGCCTTATTCAAGCTCACAGAGCAAGTCAGCAGGTTCACAGAGACTCAAACCCAGGCCTTACGTCAGCCTGATCAGGACTCATTCTCCGATCCTTCCTACTTTCCATAAAAGGGGAAGGTTCCTTTATGCCCCCTGAACCTTCCCAGTAATATTGACAGCTGAAACAGATCAGCCTGCAAAGTACCTTGCAATCAACAACAATAGTAGTAGTAAGAGCGactatttactgaatgcttcCTCTGAGCCTCAAATTGGGACTATGCTTTGCAGAAAGAAGATAATGCAGACTGTCTGGCAaaggtaagtgctcaataaataataccTGCAACTATATGATCCCGTGTCCCTGGCAACAACCTTGGCAGGAAGGTACCATTACTGCCCCAACCCCCCGCCAGGATTTAAAGCAAGAACTCCCTGCCAGGTAGAATGGCACCATCTCAAGCTCTGGTCATGATGGGTCCCGAGGGCTGGGGCTCCAACTGGCTGTGTGGCTTGGAGCAAGTGACTCTCCCTCTCTGGACTGAGGATTCATTCACTCCCTAGGGTCTGGCACCCCAACATGCAGGTGAATGGTGGCCCAGGATGCCACCAGCCTACCTTGTAGCGCTCCACgtggccggggtgggggaagTGGATGACGGGGGAAAAGTGGTGTACATGAGGGCTGCGGAGACCACCCCGGAAAAGGTAGCGCGCCAGCAGGGAGCTGACGTAGGACTTGCCAGTGCCTGTCCAGCCATGCAGAGAGAGGACCAGTGGCTTGGTGGGGGCTGGGTCCTGCACGAAGGCCTTCAGTGCCTTCACCACCAGCGCCTTGGCCAAGTGCTGGCCGGCAAGGTGCTGGGCCAGGTCACACTCCAGACCTAGGGCCACAAGAAGGGCAGAATCAGAGCTGAGGACACACCCAAGCTTGTCacggaagggggtggggaggagtccTATCTGGAAACCCGGTCGAGGGTTCCCTGTGTTCCGGGACATTTTTACGTTCCCCTTCTGTAGAAAGGGACTGGGGCCCTTGGGGTCTCCGGCTACAGCAGCCACCCTGAGACCTGACTCAGCTCAGCTCCAAGTGagtgtgagctgtcagcagggttGGCCCAAGGCTCCTGACCACGCCCGAGGCAGGCTTCTCCCCTGTGGAAGCCCAATCTTCCCCCCAAGGCCCTGCTGTCAAATGCCTCTCTCCATCCTGGCAGGGCTCTCCCTAGACCCCAAAAAGGCTTCCTCAAACCTACGCCCCAAGTCcggggctccaggctctcagtcCCGCAACGCCGGGCCCACTTCCGGCCCCAGCCATCCGGAAGTCCGAGTGTCCCGGCCCTCGGTTCTACGCTCCAGGTCTGGCCCTGGCGCAACCCTGGGTGCAAAGGCTCCCCGGTCCGCCGGCCCCCCCGCTCCTGCGGCTCCTCACCTTGGAAGTCAGGCTGGAAGTCACATTCGCAGAAGGCGCCGAAGTGGCAATGCAGCGAAGTCAGGTCCcaggcggcggccgcggccgaGACCAACCCCAGCAACCCGAGGAGCGAGCCCCAGGGCCGGCAGCCGCGTGTCGCAGCCGCCATACGGGTGAGGCCGGAGCCGGGTCTGGACCAACCGCCCCTCCCTAGAACCACAATTCCCGGCGTGCATCACTCCGTGGCAGCCACTGTCCGTAGACTACAACTCCCGGCTCCCCTCTGAGAGGCCCGCGCCGCCGTCCGGCAGCAGAACCGCAAGATAGCCTCTAGAGGGAGCCCGCGAACCGCCCAATCCAGGACGGCGGGCCACGTTTCCATGGCCACGGTAACTAGGAGACCATAATCGTGCCGAAAGAATAATAAAGGTTTATGCCACAAAGGGTGACGTAACAATTGTAGCAAAAACTTGTGCGGCACCTTAAAACTTGCAAAGAGCCCTTTCcgtgctctttttttcttttacacgaTAAAAGAGCGCTCAGTAATATAGCTTTTggtgagcacctactacgtgccattAGTGTTAGGTGCCTTATAGATCGTAACAGTGCCTGTCAGGAAAGAGAAATAGtgatattttggggcgcctgggtggcttagtgggttaagcgtcggaatcttgattttggctcaggtcatgatctcactaacAGTGCGGaccctacttaggattctctctcctctctctgtccctccacctctctctctctctctctctctctctctctctctctctctctttctctctctcactctatttctctctctctttttctctctcaaaataaataaacttaaaataagagATGGTGATATTTCAATGAGATACAGGCAAAGTGTTTTGACTCAGTAATCGATAAATGATTATTGACAATCTATTATGTATGAAACATGGCAGTCCCCTACCTAGCAGCTACTGTGCCCTAAGTGCTTGAACATCAGTCCTGAGGAACTGATCTTGTTATTGTCCGCATTTCATTGAGGAGGAAATTGGGATCCAAGGGATTAAGCCTCTTGTCCAAGGCCACCCGAGTCAAGCTGCTGCCAAAGATCTAATGCACTATGTTAGCCAGCCTCTCTTGGTCAAAGGATTTAGAAGGCAAAGGACCCCAGAAGTTTTGTATTCAGTGAACAGGCTCCACCGGTGTCCAGCCTGGCCAGGAATCGTTTTGATCCATAGTGCCTACCTCCCCTATCCATGGAATCAAAACAGCTGCTTTCAGGGCCCTTCTTAGAGATTCCCTGCCCCAGCTACCCTactcatgtgcacatgcacac includes these proteins:
- the TTC16 gene encoding tetratricopeptide repeat protein 16 isoform X3, producing MKMVAWMSSKKASLLSLGVCLPAQPCLSTQASLLPTHLQLQLYALGWPKSGPAPLLPAPPPPSYHQGQQCLEREDWEMAVLYFSRALHLNSQLGQCLLEQRAFLDALKIFSQASALQPEKASFRYRCMACLLALKRHQDCLSLVTQEVQLGTTNADVYILRARLYNFFQKPSLCYRDLHRALLLDPKHPQAKVLLKMMVDQAQQARQDAGILAVQGKLHYALQRINCAIENNPLDPGLFLFRGIMYRRLWEFDAAVEDILKALDMMSERQEDIAQQAQRQLLLAYNDFAVHCYMQGAYQEGVLLLNKALRDEQQEKGLYINRGDCFFQLGNLTFAEADYQQALALSPQDEGANIRMGLLQEKMGFCEHRSRQFHKAESHFSVAIQHNPRKAQYYLHRARSRQLLQNILGARLDVATVLLLNPKQPKLLPLMANLFPGMSVEEVLGSQAAHLARLQLDRVSESSPQAGIPQGIVGQLRERERERHKARALQLRWKQEQPLAETSEEPKATTPQTLEGKPEGPKEEAETPQKEEKQEEKPKAAASKVRSLSNSYLSQTSSGCILGFRTLSASETAMSTTCQEYRSTSGTAVTSSVSSLLKTQSSDLLENGEDLKLSHRPRENEAARGQSRRPSQTAAAQGQSRRPSEMKAPQGQGQRPSKTEAAQGQSGSSSETEATRCARRKPNKTKAARGPRQRFRKTKVAHGHSWGPSKAATQGQCWGLIRSPSKTKDFYDPSWSPSSTEATQGQCQKPSKTDAAQSLSQSTSPGSSKTEVTRA
- the TTC16 gene encoding tetratricopeptide repeat protein 16 isoform X2, with product MGESSPKGTLQRIFGTSQVFQNIDDVKPKATGLTVPLKVREYYHQGQQCLEREDWEMAVLYFSRALHLNSQLVDFYALRAEAYIQLCDFSSAALNLRRAYSFQPENTKYLERLTFVLYLQGQCLLEQRAFLDALKIFSQASALQPEKASFRYRCMACLLALKRHQDCLSLVTQEVQLGTTNADVYILRARLYNFFQKPSLCYRDLHRALLLDPKHPQAKVLLKMMVDQAQQARQDAGILAVQGKLHYALQRINCAIENNPLDPGLFLFRGIMYRRLWEFDAAVEDILKALDMMSERQEDIAQQAQRQLLLAYNDFAVHCYMQGAYQEGVLLLNKALRDEQQEKGLYINRGDCFFQLGNLTFAEADYQQALALSPQDEGANIRMGLLQEKMGFCEHRSRQFHKAESHFSVAIQHNPRKAQYYLHRARSRQLLQNILGARLDVATVLLLNPKQPKLLPLMANLFPGMSVEEVLGSQAAHLARLQLDRVSESSPQAGIPQGIVGQLRERERERHKARALQLRWKQEQPLAETSEEPKATTPQTLEGKPEGPKEEAETPQKEEKQEEKPKAAASKVRSLSNSYLSQTSSGCILGFRTLSASETAMSTTCQEYRSTSGTAVTSSVSSLLKTQSSDLLENGEDLKLSHRPRENEAARGQSRRPSQTAAAQGQSRRPSEMKAPQGQGQRPSKTEAAQGQSGSSSETEATRCARRKPNKTKAARGPRQRFRKTKVAHGHSWGPSKAATQGQCWGLIRSPSKTKDFYDPSWSPSSTEATQGQCQKPSKTDAAQSLSQSTSPGSSKTEVTRA
- the TOR2A gene encoding prosalusin isoform X1, with protein sequence MAAATRGCRPWGSLLGLLGLVSAAAAAWDLTSLHCHFGAFCECDFQPDFQGLECDLAQHLAGQHLAKALVVKALKAFVQDPAPTKPLVLSLHGWTGTGKSYVSSLLARYLFRGGLRSPHVHHFSPVIHFPHPGHVERYKKDLKSWVQGNLTACSRSLFLFDEMDKLAPGLMEVLRPFLGSSWVVFGTNYRKAIFIFISNTGGEQINQVALEAWRSRRDREEIRLQELELVISQAVLDNPHHGFWRSGILEEHLLDVLVPFLPLQRHHVRHCVLNELAQLGLEPRDEVVQAVLDSTTFFPEDEQLFSSNGCKTVASRIAFFL
- the TOR2A gene encoding prosalusin isoform X2 gives rise to the protein MAAATRGCRPWGSLLGLLGLVSAAAAAWDLTSLHCHFGAFCECDFQPDFQGLECDLAQHLAGQHLAKALVVKALKAFVQDPAPTKPLVLSLHGWTGTGKSYVSSLLARYLFRGGLRSPHVHHFSPVIHFPHPGHVERYKKDLKSWVQGNLTACSRSLFLFDEMDKLAPGLMEVLRPFLGSSWVVFGTNYRKAIFIFIRWLLALRHPGRASPRRAGAFPPTAAAPCAALRAQRAGPAGPGAKG